A region of Shewanella psychromarinicola DNA encodes the following proteins:
- the flgH gene encoding flagellar basal body L-ring protein FlgH, giving the protein MIKYIALASVVLLIGCSSTPKKPIEDDPFYAPVYPDTIPTQVAATGSIYLDSQASSLYSDIRAHRVGDIITVTLKESTQASKSANNEIKKDTDLSVEPIYAGGKNISISGVPIDLGYGDSMNTKRESDADQSNSLNGSISANVIQVLSNGNLVIRGEKWISINNGDEFIRITGMIRSEDINPDNTIDSTRVANARIQYSGTGTFADAQKVGWLSSFFMSEWWPF; this is encoded by the coding sequence ATGATTAAATACATTGCGTTAGCGTCAGTGGTGTTATTAATTGGCTGTAGTTCTACGCCCAAGAAACCCATTGAAGATGACCCATTTTATGCGCCGGTATACCCAGATACGATACCGACACAAGTGGCGGCAACGGGATCTATTTATCTTGATAGCCAAGCATCAAGCTTGTATTCCGATATTCGTGCTCATCGCGTCGGTGACATTATTACGGTGACCTTAAAAGAATCAACCCAAGCATCGAAAAGCGCCAATAACGAAATCAAAAAAGACACTGATTTAAGCGTTGAACCAATATATGCCGGCGGCAAAAACATTTCCATAAGCGGCGTCCCAATTGATTTGGGTTACGGCGACAGCATGAATACCAAGCGCGAGTCTGATGCTGACCAATCAAACAGTTTAAATGGCAGTATTTCAGCCAATGTCATTCAGGTGCTCAGTAACGGCAACTTAGTGATCCGTGGCGAAAAATGGATTTCGATCAATAACGGTGATGAATTTATTCGCATCACAGGGATGATCCGCAGCGAAGACATTAACCCAGATAATACTATCGATTCGACACGAGTGGCTAACGCTCGCATTCAGTATAGCGGCACAGGTACGTTTGCTGATGCCCAAAAAGTCGGTTGGCTGAGTTCATTCTTTATGAGTGAGTGGTGGCCTTTTTAA